Sequence from the Rhizomicrobium sp. genome:
CGATGGACCTGCCCTGGGACAAGCTCGATGTCGCGACCTTCTCCTGGCAGAAGGTGCTGGGCGGCGAGGCGGCGCACGGCATGCTGGTGCTCAGCCCGCGCGCGGTGGCGCGGCTGGAAAGCTACACGCCGCCCTGGCCGATGCCGAAGATCTTCCGCATGACCAAGGGCGGCAAGATCGTCGACGGCATCTTCGAGGGCGAGACGATCAACACGCCGTCCATGCTGGCGCTGGAGGATTATCTCGACGCGCTGAGTTGGGCGGAAGGCATCGGCGGATTGAAGGCGCTGATCGGCCGCTCGCAGGCCAATCTCGGCGTACTGGACCGCTGGATCCGCGAGGCCGGCTGGGCGGACTTCCTTGCCCGCGAACAAGGCGCGCGCTCCAACACCAGCGTGTGCCTGAAGATCGTCGATCCCTGGTTCAAGGGGCTCGGCGACGACGCCCAGGCCGAGGTCGCCAAGAAGATCGCGTCGCTGCTGGAAAAAGAAGGCGTCGCCTATGACATCGGCGGCTACCGCTCCGCGCCGCCGGGCCTGCGCATCTGGTGCGGCGCGACCGTCGACAAATCCGATCTCGAAGCCTTGACGCCCTGGCTCGACTGGGCCTGGGGCCAAGTGAAGAAAGTCTAGTCCGATGCCCAAAGTCCTTATCGCCGACAAGCTGTCGCCGGCCGCCGTCGCCATCTTCAAGGAGCGCGGCGTCGAAGCCGACGTGAAGACCGGCCTTTCGAAAGACGAGTTGCTCAAGATCGTCGACCAATATGACGGCATCGCCATCCGCTCGGCGACGAAGATCACCGCCGAGATCATCAAGGCGGCCAGGAACCTGAAGGTCGTGGGCCGCGCCGGCATCGGCGTCGACAATGTCGACATTCCCGCCGCGACCGCCGCCGGCGTCATCGTGATGAACACGCCGTTCGGCAACTCCATCACCACCGCCGAGCACGCGATTTCTTTGATGCTCGCGCTTGCGCGGGAGCTCCCGGCTGCGAATGCCTCCACCCAGGCGGGCAAGTGGGAGAAGAACCGGTTCATGGGCGTGGAGATCACCGGCAAGGTGCTCGGCCTGATCGGCGCCGGCAATATTGGCTCGATCGTCGC
This genomic interval carries:
- a CDS encoding phosphoserine transaminase; translated protein: MPAVRPARPFFSSGPCAKRPGWTPEALNGALLGRSHRSKPGKAKLKDAIDRTKVLLGIPADYRVGIVPASDTGAVEMALWSLLGPRPVDCFAWESFGEDWVTDTVKQLKLKDARILKAGYGELPDLTQADPTHDVVFLWNGTTSGVRVPDADWISKDREGLTICDATSAAFAMDLPWDKLDVATFSWQKVLGGEAAHGMLVLSPRAVARLESYTPPWPMPKIFRMTKGGKIVDGIFEGETINTPSMLALEDYLDALSWAEGIGGLKALIGRSQANLGVLDRWIREAGWADFLAREQGARSNTSVCLKIVDPWFKGLGDDAQAEVAKKIASLLEKEGVAYDIGGYRSAPPGLRIWCGATVDKSDLEALTPWLDWAWGQVKKV